In the genome of Bacillus sp. S3, one region contains:
- a CDS encoding GMC family oxidoreductase yields MARKLPKVDVVIVGVGWAGGIIASELTKQGLKVVGLERGKERKTEDYFMVHDELRYALRYEMMQDLSKDTITFRGNEKIRALPMRSYGSFLLGDGLGGSGVHWNGQTFRFLPYDFEIYSKTVEKYGKDKIPADMALQDWGITYDQLEPYFDKFEKTAGISGEENPLGGKRSSKYPTPPMKKSPPLEMFEKATKKLKLHPYMLPSANLSESYTNPDGIKRAACQYCGYCERFGCEFGAKADPVVTVIPVANKTGNFEIRTHSNVRRVLKTGNQVTGVMYTDVTTGEEIEQPADIVVLTSYVFNNTRLLLTSGVGRPYDPDTGTGVIGKNYAYQVIKGAATGFFNDKEFNTFAGAGALGMVIDDYNGDNFDHTNLNFIHGGMISLTQTGLRPIQNNAVPGGTPTWGKDFKEKSIKYANRYLSVASQGSSMPFKRHFLDLDPTYKDAYGDPLMRITFDFEEQDRQLAKFLADKCAGILKEMGADHIDSLKELGPYEITSYQSTHNTGGVIMGADPDTSAVNNYLQMWDHDNLFVIGASAFPHNSGYNPTDTVGALAYRAAEGILKYHEKGGQVV; encoded by the coding sequence ATGGCGAGAAAGTTGCCTAAAGTTGATGTGGTCATTGTAGGTGTTGGCTGGGCTGGCGGAATTATTGCCTCAGAGCTGACGAAACAGGGTCTAAAAGTAGTGGGCTTGGAGAGAGGAAAAGAAAGAAAGACAGAAGATTACTTTATGGTCCATGATGAACTGCGCTATGCCCTGCGTTACGAGATGATGCAGGACCTTTCGAAGGATACGATAACGTTTAGAGGAAATGAAAAAATCCGTGCCCTGCCGATGCGGTCATATGGCTCATTCCTGCTTGGTGATGGATTAGGCGGCTCCGGAGTCCACTGGAATGGGCAGACATTCCGCTTTTTGCCGTACGATTTTGAAATCTATAGCAAAACAGTTGAGAAATATGGAAAAGATAAGATTCCAGCCGACATGGCCCTGCAGGATTGGGGGATCACCTATGATCAGTTGGAGCCCTATTTTGATAAATTTGAAAAAACGGCTGGGATATCAGGGGAAGAGAATCCGCTTGGTGGAAAACGCTCGAGTAAGTACCCAACACCGCCGATGAAAAAGTCACCTCCGCTGGAGATGTTTGAAAAGGCGACGAAAAAACTAAAGCTCCATCCGTATATGCTGCCGTCTGCCAATTTGTCAGAATCGTATACGAATCCGGACGGAATCAAACGGGCTGCCTGCCAATATTGCGGTTACTGCGAGCGCTTTGGCTGCGAGTTTGGAGCGAAGGCTGACCCTGTCGTTACGGTTATTCCTGTTGCCAATAAAACAGGTAATTTTGAAATTAGAACTCATTCGAATGTACGAAGGGTTTTAAAGACTGGAAACCAAGTAACCGGTGTGATGTATACCGATGTCACGACTGGTGAAGAGATTGAGCAGCCTGCAGATATTGTTGTATTAACAAGCTATGTATTCAATAATACCCGCCTGCTGTTAACATCAGGTGTAGGGAGACCGTACGACCCTGATACGGGAACAGGTGTTATTGGGAAAAATTATGCCTATCAGGTCATCAAAGGAGCCGCAACAGGATTTTTCAATGATAAAGAATTTAATACATTTGCTGGTGCCGGGGCACTTGGAATGGTGATTGATGACTACAATGGGGATAATTTTGACCATACCAACCTTAATTTTATTCATGGCGGAATGATTTCACTTACCCAAACAGGACTGCGGCCAATTCAAAATAACGCGGTTCCTGGAGGAACACCAACTTGGGGGAAGGACTTCAAGGAGAAGTCCATCAAATATGCCAACCGCTATTTATCTGTCGCTTCCCAAGGGTCTTCCATGCCATTTAAACGGCATTTCCTGGACCTTGATCCAACATACAAGGATGCATATGGCGACCCGTTAATGCGCATTACCTTTGACTTTGAAGAACAAGACCGCCAGCTGGCTAAGTTTCTTGCAGATAAATGTGCCGGCATCTTAAAGGAAATGGGTGCAGACCACATCGATTCACTAAAAGAGCTCGGACCATATGAAATTACAAGCTATCAATCGACACATAATACCGGCGGCGTTATCATGGGTGCTGATCCTGATACATCTGCAGTTAATAATTATTTGCAA
- a CDS encoding gluconate 2-dehydrogenase subunit 3 family protein, with product MVEENKENPEKEKLSRRKFIRNTSYTVGGLAIGGVLGSIIPLGSAKKKKEEKAANFNQALMYFTPEQFRVVEAASERIFPKDDHGPGAKELGVAFFIDHQLAGNWGTNARDYMQPPFFQGEKTQGFQGRLTRRDIFDIGIRELQNHSKAVYKKDFTELKGKEKDAVLTDFEGDKVNITTISPSGFFQMLRSVTIEGAYSDPLYGGNKNMDGWKMKNYPGSQMAYADIIDKKFKKVKPQSLQNHMNH from the coding sequence GTGGTTGAAGAGAACAAAGAAAATCCAGAAAAAGAGAAGTTATCACGAAGGAAATTTATTCGTAACACCAGCTATACAGTAGGAGGTCTCGCAATCGGCGGGGTACTGGGAAGCATTATCCCCTTAGGGAGTGCAAAGAAGAAAAAAGAAGAAAAGGCTGCTAATTTTAATCAAGCCCTTATGTATTTTACACCTGAACAATTTCGGGTAGTCGAGGCAGCATCGGAACGGATTTTTCCAAAGGACGATCATGGCCCAGGGGCAAAAGAATTGGGTGTCGCCTTTTTTATTGACCATCAATTAGCTGGAAACTGGGGGACGAATGCCCGTGATTATATGCAGCCGCCCTTTTTTCAAGGAGAAAAAACACAGGGCTTCCAAGGCAGGCTCACTCGGCGGGATATTTTTGATATCGGCATCCGTGAACTTCAGAACCATAGTAAGGCCGTCTATAAGAAGGATTTCACTGAACTAAAAGGGAAGGAAAAGGATGCTGTCCTGACAGACTTTGAAGGGGATAAGGTAAACATCACGACGATTTCCCCAAGCGGGTTTTTCCAAATGCTGCGGAGTGTCACGATAGAAGGTGCATACAGTGACCCGCTCTACGGCGGAAATAAAAATATGGATGGCTGGAAGATGAAAAACTATCCGGGCAGCCAAATGGCCTATGCGGATATTATTGATAAGAAATTTAAGAAGGTTAAGCCGCAAAGTCTGCAAAATCATATGAATCATTAG
- a CDS encoding ABC transporter permease subunit: MNVFLKEWKSHRKSLIFWCIGVFLMVASGMGKYEAYRSSGQSMKELLADMPKSLAAVLGFNDLDVSTASGYFGLLFLYLLLMATIHATMLGATVIAKEERDKTSEFLFVKPVSRNQIISAKLAAAFVNIVIFNLVTFASSVILMGKYSGGEEVTSDVAITMAGMFILQVLFMVIGSALAAVKKKPKKAASQATAILLFTYVLSVAIDLNGHIEGLKYVTPFKYFEAKNVMYGGGLDGVFVGISVVLIAALTYVTYASYQKRDLNV, translated from the coding sequence ATGAACGTTTTTTTAAAAGAATGGAAGTCACACCGTAAATCGCTCATCTTTTGGTGTATTGGCGTCTTTCTTATGGTGGCATCGGGAATGGGGAAATATGAAGCATATAGGTCTTCGGGTCAATCGATGAAGGAGCTGCTCGCAGATATGCCCAAGTCATTAGCGGCAGTACTGGGTTTTAATGATCTGGATGTATCGACGGCGAGCGGCTATTTTGGATTATTGTTTCTTTATTTACTGCTCATGGCCACCATTCATGCAACGATGCTTGGGGCCACCGTCATTGCGAAAGAAGAGCGAGACAAAACATCGGAGTTTTTATTCGTTAAGCCTGTGTCACGGAATCAAATTATTAGCGCCAAACTAGCGGCTGCGTTTGTAAACATTGTCATTTTTAATCTGGTAACCTTTGCCTCGTCCGTCATTTTAATGGGGAAATACTCAGGTGGCGAGGAGGTAACTAGCGATGTCGCCATTACGATGGCGGGAATGTTCATTTTACAGGTATTGTTTATGGTTATCGGCAGTGCCCTTGCTGCCGTAAAAAAGAAACCAAAAAAAGCGGCTTCACAAGCAACGGCCATCCTTTTGTTCACGTACGTGCTTTCTGTTGCGATTGATTTAAATGGACATATAGAAGGATTGAAGTATGTAACCCCGTTTAAATATTTTGAAGCAAAAAATGTCATGTACGGAGGCGGTCTCGATGGTGTTTTTGTGGGTATTTCAGTTGTATTGATTGCAGCTCTGACCTATGTAACGTACGCTTCTTATCAAAAAAGAGATTTAAACGTGTAA
- a CDS encoding ABC transporter permease subunit: MMNIFIHEMKAYRKSTIVWSISLIMLIILFMSFYVSFSKDAAEFTKILTSYPEAIRQAFGINLDQFFSILGFYCYPLSIITLCGAIQAMNLGTGIVSKEVLEKTADFLLTKPVTRTQILTAKLLAALVSIVITFIVYFAAAGITASVVKTEDFSMEIFFLLSLTLLLVQVMFLAIGIIISVIVPRIKSVLTVSLATVFGFYFLGMLSSTSGEEAKRYLSPFKYFDTAYIMKHSGFETPFLLAGAVIVCGAILASYFVYTKKDIHAV; encoded by the coding sequence ATGATGAATATCTTTATTCATGAAATGAAGGCATATCGGAAATCGACGATTGTTTGGTCCATTTCCTTAATCATGCTGATCATTCTTTTTATGTCGTTCTATGTTTCTTTTTCAAAGGATGCAGCGGAGTTTACTAAAATACTAACTAGCTATCCGGAGGCAATTAGGCAAGCATTCGGAATCAATCTTGATCAATTCTTTTCGATTCTTGGCTTCTACTGCTATCCGCTTTCGATCATTACTCTTTGCGGGGCCATTCAAGCGATGAATCTGGGTACAGGAATCGTCAGTAAAGAGGTGCTGGAAAAAACAGCGGATTTTCTGTTAACGAAGCCAGTTACGCGCACGCAAATCTTAACGGCAAAGCTGTTGGCAGCCCTCGTCTCCATTGTCATCACGTTTATTGTTTATTTTGCGGCGGCAGGAATAACCGCTTCCGTGGTCAAGACAGAGGACTTTAGCATGGAAATCTTCTTCTTATTATCGCTGACGCTGCTGTTGGTGCAGGTGATGTTTCTGGCAATAGGAATCATCATTTCAGTCATTGTTCCCCGGATTAAATCGGTGTTAACCGTGTCGCTTGCAACCGTCTTTGGTTTTTACTTTTTGGGCATGCTGAGTAGCACATCTGGTGAGGAAGCGAAGAGATATCTATCACCATTTAAATATTTTGATACCGCCTATATTATGAAACACTCAGGCTTTGAAACACCGTTTTTGCTAGCAGGAGCGGTAATTGTCTGTGGTGCCATTCTCGCCAGTTATTTCGTCTATACCAAGAAGGATATTCATGCGGTTTAA
- a CDS encoding ABC transporter ATP-binding protein — MNVIEIKNLTKTYGKARGITDISFHVEEGEIFGFIGPNGAGKSTTIRTLLSLIYPTSGSAAIFGKDCIQFAPEIKKEIGYLPSEVFYYDNMKVKDLLKYTASFYKKDCSKRIKELAEIMDLDLNKKIDDLSLGNKKKVGIVQGLLHEPKLIILDEPTSGLDPLMQQKFFELLEQENQKGATILFSSHILSEVQRLCNRVAIIKEGKIVTVEKISTLQENNYKKFKIETKSPLAPGYFDHSGVNNLTVNGNTTSFIFKGDINDMMKRIAEIEIANLWIEEPDLEEIFLHYYEKEPGK; from the coding sequence ATGAATGTGATCGAAATTAAAAACCTAACAAAAACGTACGGCAAGGCAAGAGGAATCACCGATATCAGCTTCCATGTCGAGGAGGGAGAGATTTTTGGCTTTATTGGGCCAAACGGTGCCGGTAAATCAACAACCATCCGAACACTGTTATCGCTGATCTATCCTACCAGCGGCAGTGCCGCGATTTTTGGCAAGGATTGCATTCAATTTGCCCCGGAAATAAAGAAGGAAATTGGCTACCTGCCATCGGAAGTTTTTTATTATGACAATATGAAGGTAAAGGACCTATTAAAATACACAGCTAGTTTTTATAAAAAGGATTGCAGTAAAAGAATCAAAGAATTAGCAGAAATTATGGACCTCGACCTCAATAAAAAAATCGATGACCTTTCACTGGGAAATAAAAAGAAGGTCGGGATTGTTCAGGGGCTGCTTCATGAGCCGAAACTCATCATCCTCGATGAACCGACGAGCGGGCTTGATCCGCTGATGCAGCAAAAATTCTTTGAATTACTAGAGCAGGAGAATCAGAAAGGGGCGACCATTCTCTTTTCGTCGCATATTCTCAGTGAGGTGCAAAGACTGTGCAACCGCGTGGCCATCATTAAAGAAGGCAAGATTGTGACTGTTGAAAAGATTAGTACGTTGCAAGAAAACAACTATAAAAAGTTTAAAATCGAAACGAAATCACCGCTTGCCCCGGGCTACTTCGATCACAGCGGCGTCAACAATCTAACCGTGAACGGCAATACGACGAGCTTTATTTTTAAAGGAGATATAAATGATATGATGAAACGAATTGCGGAGATTGAAATCGCCAATCTGTGGATTGAAGAGCCGGACCTTGAGGAGATCTTTTTGCATTATTATGAAAAGGAGCCTGGGAAATGA
- a CDS encoding TetR/AcrR family transcriptional regulator, translating to MFAKFLNLDKEKQDRIINAAIKEFAQKGYDQASTNEMVKEAGISKGLLFHYFGNKKQMFLFLFDYCYELIAEEFYRKINLTEKDFFARIRQAVIIKMELLTTHPDLFRFIEGAYLEDSAAVKIEVDKKIKELNDINIGKVYEGIDFSKFRDDMDVKKAIKIITWTFEKMSEEEFLKAKLSPAHHIDYQNVFEEAEDYFEILTKAFYK from the coding sequence GTGTTCGCAAAGTTTCTCAACTTAGATAAGGAAAAACAAGATCGAATCATCAATGCCGCAATCAAGGAATTTGCCCAGAAGGGATATGATCAGGCATCGACAAATGAAATGGTGAAAGAAGCGGGGATTTCAAAGGGATTGCTGTTTCATTATTTTGGAAATAAGAAGCAGATGTTCCTTTTTCTGTTTGACTATTGTTATGAACTGATTGCCGAAGAGTTTTATCGAAAAATCAACCTAACTGAAAAAGATTTCTTCGCAAGAATACGGCAGGCGGTTATCATCAAAATGGAACTGCTGACGACCCATCCGGATCTCTTTAGATTTATTGAAGGGGCTTATCTAGAAGATTCAGCCGCAGTGAAAATAGAAGTAGACAAAAAGATAAAGGAACTAAATGATATCAATATTGGAAAAGTCTATGAGGGCATTGATTTTTCAAAATTCCGTGATGATATGGATGTTAAAAAGGCCATAAAAATTATTACGTGGACCTTTGAAAAAATGAGTGAAGAGGAGTTTTTGAAGGCAAAGCTATCGCCGGCACATCATATTGATTATCAAAACGTATTTGAAGAAGCAGAAGACTACTTTGAAATTTTAACTAAAGCTTTTTATAAATAA
- a CDS encoding nuclease-related domain-containing protein codes for MQEEGYILWRWKNINTLKNRDYSLKLAGLQAAGPRLSSGHPIQSVLAAKQAQIEAGIGGEERVAEVLRNKTLLFDNHILHDVSPSSDEKFQMDTNVLTPWYVVILEVKNIGGVLEFKENPHQLIRTREDGHKDGFESPIVQLERNDECLEVWLQSRNIRIPIYGAVVLAYPKQIVAVPPLKTTLLYPYLIPSFIKGIPRTEKKLDDETFNWLSAELLNSHQSFIPKPICETYKIPFRDFQPGVQCKTCGRFGMIKLPRTWECQYCKATDHLAHQQALLEWFLIFKQTITNRECRWFLQVDDIHTAKRIMQSLNLIEEGEYRYREYKMDLAKVILNQNKGFILNR; via the coding sequence ATGCAGGAAGAAGGTTATATTTTATGGAGGTGGAAGAACATTAATACGTTGAAAAACAGAGATTACTCATTGAAGTTAGCCGGATTACAAGCGGCAGGGCCGCGGTTATCAAGCGGACACCCGATTCAGTCTGTACTTGCAGCCAAGCAAGCGCAAATAGAGGCTGGAATTGGCGGTGAAGAAAGGGTCGCAGAAGTCCTCAGAAATAAAACATTACTGTTTGACAACCACATTCTCCACGATGTGTCCCCCTCATCGGACGAAAAGTTCCAAATGGACACTAATGTGTTGACGCCCTGGTATGTTGTTATATTAGAGGTTAAAAATATTGGCGGCGTCCTAGAGTTTAAAGAAAATCCTCATCAGTTAATCCGCACGCGGGAGGACGGACATAAAGATGGCTTTGAAAGCCCCATCGTCCAGTTAGAACGAAATGACGAATGCTTGGAAGTTTGGTTACAGAGCCGTAACATTCGGATTCCCATTTACGGAGCAGTTGTCCTTGCTTATCCGAAGCAAATTGTCGCCGTTCCTCCTCTTAAGACAACACTGTTATACCCTTACTTGATTCCCTCTTTTATTAAAGGTATCCCCCGTACAGAGAAAAAGTTGGATGATGAAACTTTCAACTGGCTTTCTGCTGAACTTCTCAACAGCCACCAGTCTTTTATTCCGAAACCGATTTGTGAGACATATAAGATACCATTTAGGGATTTTCAACCTGGGGTGCAGTGCAAGACATGCGGACGTTTCGGGATGATCAAGCTCCCACGAACCTGGGAATGCCAATATTGCAAGGCGACCGATCACCTCGCACATCAGCAAGCTTTGCTGGAATGGTTTTTGATCTTTAAGCAAACGATTACAAATCGAGAGTGCCGGTGGTTTTTACAGGTGGATGATATTCATACCGCTAAACGAATTATGCAAAGTCTGAATTTGATAGAGGAAGGTGAATACCGCTACAGGGAATATAAAATGGATTTAGCTAAAGTCATTCTCAATCAAAATAAGGGTTTTATCTTAAATAGGTAA
- the pepT gene encoding peptidase T: MKNELIERFTSYVRVDTQSDESSETCPSTEGQWTLLRMLETELKQIGMEEVTLDDNGYLMATLPSNTNKSVPTIGFLSHVDTATDFTGKNVNPQLVENYDGGEVVLNEALKVILSPKDFPSLPDYKGHTLITTDGTTLLGADNKAGVTEIMTAMAYLIQHPEIQHGKVRVAFTPDEEIGRGPHKFDVAAFNASYAYTVDGGPLGELEYESFNAAGAKITIKGNNIHPGSAKDKMVNSMTIAMGLHSKLPAQEVPEHTEGYEGFYHLLSFNGDVEQTNLNYIIRDHDREKFNARKANLEAIVNGLKEKYGDDNILLDLNDQYYNMKEKIEPVKEIVDIAHEAMVSLDIEPITKPIRGGTDGSQLSYMGLPTPNIFTGGENFHGKFEFISVDNMIKATNTIIEIIKLTEQKA; this comes from the coding sequence TTGAAAAATGAGCTCATTGAAAGATTTACTTCCTATGTGAGAGTGGATACGCAGTCGGATGAAAGCAGCGAGACTTGTCCATCGACTGAAGGACAGTGGACGCTGCTGCGCATGCTGGAAACAGAATTAAAGCAAATTGGCATGGAGGAAGTCACACTGGATGACAATGGGTATTTGATGGCGACACTGCCGTCCAACACCAACAAATCCGTACCCACCATCGGCTTCCTTTCCCACGTTGACACCGCCACCGATTTCACCGGCAAAAACGTCAACCCGCAACTTGTCGAAAACTATGATGGCGGTGAAGTTGTCCTTAACGAAGCACTGAAGGTTATTCTGTCGCCAAAAGACTTTCCAAGTCTGCCCGACTACAAAGGACATACGCTAATCACAACTGACGGCACGACGCTGCTTGGCGCCGACAACAAGGCCGGTGTCACTGAAATCATGACCGCGATGGCCTACCTGATCCAACATCCGGAAATTCAGCACGGTAAGGTCCGCGTTGCGTTCACGCCGGATGAGGAAATTGGCCGCGGGCCACATAAGTTCGACGTTGCGGCCTTCAACGCCAGCTATGCCTACACCGTTGACGGAGGTCCGCTAGGGGAACTGGAATACGAAAGCTTTAACGCAGCAGGAGCCAAAATTACCATTAAAGGCAACAATATTCACCCAGGCTCTGCAAAAGACAAAATGGTCAATTCTATGACGATTGCAATGGGATTACATAGCAAACTGCCAGCACAAGAGGTACCGGAGCACACCGAAGGATATGAAGGCTTCTATCATTTGCTTTCCTTCAATGGTGATGTCGAACAAACAAATCTAAACTATATCATCAGGGACCATGACAGGGAGAAATTCAATGCCCGCAAGGCCAACCTCGAGGCCATCGTGAACGGCCTCAAAGAAAAATATGGCGATGACAACATCCTGCTTGATCTAAATGACCAATATTACAACATGAAGGAAAAAATCGAGCCGGTGAAGGAAATTGTTGACATTGCCCACGAAGCAATGGTAAGCCTGGACATCGAGCCAATTACCAAGCCCATCCGCGGCGGCACCGACGGCTCTCAGCTTTCATACATGGGACTGCCCACACCGAATATTTTTACCGGCGGCGAGAACTTCCACGGTAAATTTGAATTTATTTCCGTTGATAATATGATTAAAGCAACGAATACAATTATTGAAATTATCAAGTTAACCGAACAAAAGGCATAA
- a CDS encoding phosphotransferase, which produces MNGRLIERFYLSPTASFIFKPLTNNRQLGKEVWVHEHILSSFPAIFPKIISYSLNDVPELNWMILEDLGPLVHDFHVDSVIGVVKWMAWWHSLPIEKWGNVPSAGLKPPFPDVAADICVRKKEILQLLPMLGLEQDGIDELYALLDQAVLTEKLVLSHGDLHAGNFAVAKDKLMILDWEHAHLNTPYWDLYHLIDMLHPLFPKKITAPFRERILSVYLDQVEYEVDRDVFVKEYYLFAAVFSMWMLLLIQKDLQGNGGKWSVDQLRVQFEETAASLKQCVASLFGKS; this is translated from the coding sequence ATGAACGGCAGGCTGATTGAACGATTCTATTTGTCCCCCACTGCAAGTTTTATTTTTAAACCGTTAACAAATAATCGCCAATTAGGTAAAGAGGTGTGGGTCCATGAACACATCTTATCCTCCTTCCCAGCTATTTTTCCAAAAATAATCTCCTATTCGCTAAATGATGTTCCTGAACTTAATTGGATGATTCTTGAGGATCTTGGCCCATTGGTGCATGATTTTCATGTGGATAGTGTAATAGGTGTGGTGAAATGGATGGCCTGGTGGCATTCCCTGCCGATTGAAAAATGGGGCAATGTTCCGAGCGCTGGCCTGAAACCGCCCTTTCCAGACGTTGCGGCCGATATTTGTGTTAGGAAGAAGGAAATCCTGCAATTATTGCCAATGCTTGGGCTTGAACAAGATGGGATCGATGAGCTCTATGCCCTGCTTGATCAAGCGGTTTTGACGGAGAAGCTGGTGTTATCTCACGGTGACTTACATGCTGGGAATTTTGCAGTCGCGAAGGATAAGCTAATGATTTTGGACTGGGAGCATGCCCATTTAAATACACCCTACTGGGATTTGTACCATTTGATTGATATGTTACACCCCCTTTTTCCGAAAAAAATAACTGCCCCATTTCGCGAGCGGATTTTGTCCGTGTATCTTGATCAGGTAGAATATGAGGTTGATAGGGATGTGTTCGTAAAAGAGTATTATTTATTCGCAGCAGTGTTTTCGATGTGGATGCTCCTGCTGATTCAAAAGGATTTACAGGGAAATGGCGGAAAATGGTCTGTTGATCAGCTGCGAGTACAGTTTGAGGAGACGGCCGCGAGTCTTAAGCAGTGTGTGGCGTCACTATTTGGAAAAAGCTAA
- a CDS encoding FMN-binding glutamate synthase family protein, whose translation MLSTILIILLIVFIGGPLCFFLWLRNLAKKPQHSIIRAYPYFGWIRYVLEMMGPKLRQYWFDDDNGARPFSRSDYLGIVFSAKYRTDLISFGSKRDFEQPGYYIANSLFPLLAEELKVENQEKVHAAKYKIDHEGLFTRREQLVEDQISRWLFPEEDSIVVGPERKEPWRLKGPFGASATSYGSVGENFILATGSGCQMAGGSWLNTGEGGIAPEHLHSGADVVAQIGPGLFGFRDHEGNFSLEEFRQKAGQPAIKAFELKFGQGAKIQGGHLEGAKVTAKVASIRKVKEGQTIISPNRFSFLRNADDTLMFIKRLQDVGGKPVGIKIVVGGQSQLDDLFTAIRRLQIYPDFITVDGSEGGSGATYKAMADTMGLPLYPALIAAVDKAHEYGVRSKIRIFASGKLISADKIAIALALGADAVNSARGFMIAGGCIMALQCHTGKCPAGVTTTDPKHQEALVPEEKKWRVMNYIINVRQGLFALAAACGLDSPRKFTRDHIVFKTADGQMKRLSELFPQPDSTVESQWHKSEERD comes from the coding sequence ATGTTATCGACGATTCTGATCATTCTATTGATTGTCTTTATTGGTGGCCCGCTTTGCTTTTTTCTCTGGCTGCGGAATTTAGCCAAAAAGCCGCAGCATTCCATTATTCGAGCCTATCCCTATTTTGGCTGGATTCGCTATGTTCTAGAAATGATGGGTCCAAAACTCAGACAATACTGGTTTGACGATGATAATGGGGCAAGGCCATTTTCACGTTCCGATTATTTAGGGATTGTTTTTTCAGCAAAATACCGCACTGATTTGATTAGCTTTGGTTCTAAGCGGGACTTTGAGCAGCCGGGCTATTATATTGCAAATAGCTTGTTTCCTCTTTTGGCAGAGGAATTGAAGGTCGAAAATCAAGAGAAGGTCCATGCAGCAAAGTATAAAATTGACCACGAAGGCCTGTTTACCCGAAGGGAACAGCTTGTAGAGGACCAGATTTCCCGGTGGTTATTTCCCGAGGAAGACAGCATTGTCGTCGGGCCGGAAAGAAAGGAACCGTGGAGGCTCAAGGGACCTTTTGGGGCATCGGCCACCTCCTATGGCTCGGTAGGTGAAAACTTTATTCTCGCCACCGGAAGTGGCTGTCAAATGGCTGGCGGCTCCTGGCTAAATACAGGAGAAGGCGGCATTGCACCGGAGCATTTACATAGCGGGGCAGATGTAGTGGCGCAAATCGGACCCGGTCTTTTTGGCTTTCGTGACCATGAAGGGAATTTTTCACTTGAGGAATTTAGGCAAAAAGCGGGGCAGCCTGCCATCAAGGCGTTCGAGCTTAAGTTCGGGCAAGGGGCAAAAATTCAAGGCGGACATCTTGAAGGTGCGAAGGTCACGGCAAAGGTCGCGAGTATTCGCAAGGTAAAAGAGGGTCAAACAATTATTTCGCCTAATCGATTTTCCTTTTTGCGAAATGCCGATGACACGTTAATGTTTATCAAGCGGCTGCAGGATGTGGGCGGTAAACCGGTTGGCATCAAAATCGTTGTCGGCGGTCAAAGCCAATTGGATGACCTTTTCACGGCAATCAGAAGGCTCCAAATCTATCCCGACTTTATTACGGTTGATGGCTCTGAGGGCGGCTCGGGCGCAACCTATAAGGCCATGGCAGATACGATGGGGCTTCCTCTATATCCTGCGTTAATTGCCGCTGTGGATAAGGCTCATGAGTACGGGGTTCGCAGCAAGATCCGGATCTTTGCCTCGGGGAAATTAATTTCAGCAGATAAAATTGCGATTGCCCTCGCCCTCGGCGCCGATGCGGTCAACTCCGCACGAGGCTTTATGATTGCGGGCGGCTGCATCATGGCATTGCAGTGCCATACAGGCAAATGCCCGGCGGGAGTGACGACCACTGATCCAAAACATCAAGAGGCGCTCGTGCCTGAGGAAAAGAAATGGCGGGTTATGAATTACATCATTAATGTCCGGCAAGGGCTTTTTGCTCTGGCGGCTGCTTGCGGGCTGGATTCTCCCCGTAAATTTACCCGCGACCATATTGTTTTTAAAACGGCAGATGGCCAGATGAAAAGGCTCTCGGAACTATTTCCCCAGCCTGATTCGACCGTGGAGTCCCAGTGGCATAAATCGGAAGAGCGTGACTAA